The following nucleotide sequence is from Paracrocinitomix mangrovi.
TTAAATTGTCTAAGAATATTAGATCTTCTGTACCTGGAATCACTTTAAATTCACCGGCATTTTGATCATAGAATTTCTTAACGCCATTTTCAATTTGGTAAAATTCTTTCACACCAGAAGCCACCATTTTGGTAACCCATTCTGCAGGAGTTTTACCATGTTCCTTCATCACTTCTAATCCTTTTTCAACTCCTATCAAGTTCCAAGTTTCAAAAGGTCCTAATTCCCAACCAAAACCTGCTTTTAAAGCATCATCTACTTTGTAAATCTCATCAGAGATCTCAGGAATTCTATTTGATACGTAAGCAAATAAACCTGCAAAAGTTTTTCTATAAAATTCACCAGCTTTGTCTTTTGCAAAGAACAACATCTTAGTTCTTTCATTTAAATCATCTACAGCCTTGGTAGCTGCCATGATAGGAAAATCAGCTTTTTGCTTACCTCTATATTCCAGTGTTTTCAGATCTAGAGATAAAATCTCTTTGTTTCCGTCAACTACCTCTTTTTTGTAAAAACCTTTTCCAGTTTTTGATCCCAACATGTTATTTTCAACCATCTTAGCTACATATCCAGGTAACTCAAATTGGTCTTTTTCTTCGTCATTTGGACAATTATCCTTTAAACCATTGGCTACATGAACTAAAGTATCCAAACCAACAACATCACAAGTTCTGAAAGTTGCAGATTTTGGTCTTCCTAATACAGGACCTGTCAATTTATCAACCTCTTCAATGGTTAATCCCATTTCCTCAACAGTATGGAATAACGACATGATTGAATATACTCCTACTCTATTAGCAATAAATGCAGGGGTATCTTTACATAATACTGTCTTCTTACCTAAAAATCTTGCTCCATATGACATAAAAAAGTCAACAATCGAAGGATCAGTTTTAGGTGTCGGAATAATTTCTAATAGTCTTAAATATCTTGGAGGATTAAAGAAGTGTGTTCCACAAAAGTGTTTTTGAAAATCATCACTTCTTCCTTCTAACATCATGTGTATAGGAATACCAGATGTATTTGAAGAAACTAAAGTTCCTTGTTTACGATACTTATCAACCTTTTCAAAAATGATTTTTTTGATATCTAATCTTTCAACTACTACTTCAATTACCCAATCACATTCAGCGATTTTTTCAAAATCATCATCAAAATTACCCGTAGTAATTCTGCTTGCAAACTCCTTTTTGTAAATAGGAGAAGGTTTAGATTTAAGTGAAGCAGTTAGATAATCATTTACCATTCTGTTTCTAACAACTTTATCTTCTAAAGTTAATCCTTTGGCTTTTTCAGCATCATTTAATTCTCTAGGAACCATGTCCAGTAACAAAACATCAACTCCAATGTTTGCCAAGTGACATGCAATCCCTGAACCCATAATTCCGGAACCTAAAACGGCTGCTTTTTTAATGTGTCGATTCATCAATTACTTGTTTTCTTCTAAAAGTTCGTTCAAATAAGCGTCTATCTTTTCAGATATCTCAAAAAAGGCTTTGACTTTAGTTTTAGGAAACTTTTCATACAAAGCCTGATTAAATTCTAATACAACATCTCTGGCCACTCTCCTTGCCTCTAAGCCTTCTTCCGTTAAAAACACCAAAGATTTTCTTTTATCGATAGCATCTGATTTTCTTTCTATCAACCCTTTGTCTTCCATATTTT
It contains:
- a CDS encoding 3-hydroxyacyl-CoA dehydrogenase/enoyl-CoA hydratase family protein; translation: MNRHIKKAAVLGSGIMGSGIACHLANIGVDVLLLDMVPRELNDAEKAKGLTLEDKVVRNRMVNDYLTASLKSKPSPIYKKEFASRITTGNFDDDFEKIAECDWVIEVVVERLDIKKIIFEKVDKYRKQGTLVSSNTSGIPIHMMLEGRSDDFQKHFCGTHFFNPPRYLRLLEIIPTPKTDPSIVDFFMSYGARFLGKKTVLCKDTPAFIANRVGVYSIMSLFHTVEEMGLTIEEVDKLTGPVLGRPKSATFRTCDVVGLDTLVHVANGLKDNCPNDEEKDQFELPGYVAKMVENNMLGSKTGKGFYKKEVVDGNKEILSLDLKTLEYRGKQKADFPIMAATKAVDDLNERTKMLFFAKDKAGEFYRKTFAGLFAYVSNRIPEISDEIYKVDDALKAGFGWELGPFETWNLIGVEKGLEVMKEHGKTPAEWVTKMVASGVKEFYQIENGVKKFYDQNAGEFKVIPGTEDLIFLDNLRDSNTVWKNQDCHIIDLGDGILNLEFHTKMNTIGGGVLQGIQKGIDLAETEYKGLVISNTGQNFSAGANVGMIFMMAAEQEYDELNFAIKQFQDTMMRIRHSSCPVIVAPHNMALGGGCEMSMHADKVIAHAELYMGLVEFGVGLIPGGGGTKEFAKRLSDDLKEGDVRVNRFREKFLTIGQAQVSTSAYEAFDLGYLRKGIDEVVVDRDYQLTRAKEACLALYNAGYTQPVKEKNITVLGQEALGLVYVGADSMEHGHYISEHDAYISEQLGFVLAGGDLSELTQVDEQYLLDLERKAFLDLCTKRKTLERIQSIVTKGKILRN
- a CDS encoding MarR family winged helix-turn-helix transcriptional regulator: MNKEQLFDFHVRNNWFKISRYYNQLASKYNMSFSWGYILLSIEKDGTPSTSLGPRMGMEPTSLSRTLKNMEDKGLIERKSDAIDKRKSLVFLTEEGLEARRVARDVVLEFNQALYEKFPKTKVKAFFEISEKIDAYLNELLEENK